One Streptomyces sp. V4I8 genomic window carries:
- a CDS encoding 3-oxoacyl-ACP synthase III family protein produces MTASNIGIIGTGSYLPKRKVTNAQIAARIGIAEQLIEDKTLIRTRRFAEDHEAASDLAVRAARAALAQARLTTDRVTFLIVSTSTGDFAVPPTSYLVQDALGASKASCFDVNAACAGFVYGLGIARSLVTTSPGSYALVIASDVYSRFTNPQDRTTAVVLADGAGAAVLGPTAGPGIHDVELRSSGEAHAFIRIPAGGSRKPASTDTLASDEHTLRMQGRPVTDFVLATVPVLLQQLVKRNGYTMDDIKHFIPHQANGVMVRRLAEETQLTQAKTHLTVQTYGNSGSASVPVTLDHAASTGALEHGDLILLTAFGSGMASGACLLTWEGKTH; encoded by the coding sequence CACCGGTTCATACCTGCCCAAAAGGAAGGTAACCAATGCTCAGATAGCAGCTAGGATTGGCATCGCCGAGCAGTTGATCGAAGACAAGACGCTGATCCGGACACGTCGGTTTGCTGAGGATCACGAGGCAGCTTCCGACCTGGCTGTCCGTGCCGCCAGGGCTGCATTAGCTCAAGCCAGGCTGACCACTGATCGCGTTACATTCCTGATCGTGTCAACCAGCACAGGGGACTTCGCAGTACCTCCCACCTCCTACTTGGTGCAGGATGCTCTAGGAGCTTCGAAGGCTAGCTGTTTCGACGTGAATGCAGCCTGCGCCGGCTTCGTCTACGGCCTGGGAATCGCTCGAAGCCTGGTCACCACGTCACCAGGGTCATACGCCCTGGTAATTGCCTCAGATGTCTACTCACGGTTCACCAATCCACAAGACAGGACAACGGCAGTGGTGCTCGCCGACGGCGCCGGCGCCGCAGTGCTCGGCCCAACGGCAGGACCAGGTATCCACGATGTGGAGTTACGCAGCAGCGGCGAAGCCCACGCCTTTATCAGGATTCCTGCAGGCGGAAGTCGGAAGCCCGCATCGACCGACACTCTTGCAAGCGACGAGCACACGCTCAGGATGCAAGGGCGCCCCGTTACGGACTTCGTACTGGCCACCGTGCCGGTTCTGCTGCAGCAGCTCGTGAAGCGCAACGGATACACCATGGATGACATCAAACACTTCATTCCCCATCAAGCCAACGGCGTAATGGTCCGGCGGCTTGCGGAAGAAACCCAACTCACGCAAGCAAAAACTCACTTGACGGTGCAAACCTACGGAAACTCCGGCAGTGCATCAGTGCCCGTCACCTTGGACCACGCCGCATCGACCGGCGCGCTCGAACACGGCGACCTGATTCTGCTCACCGCGTTCGGTTCCGGCATGGCCAGCGGAGCCTGCCTACTGA